From the genome of Salarias fasciatus chromosome 22, fSalaFa1.1, whole genome shotgun sequence:
CTGTGTTAGAATCATCAAATAAAGGTGTACAACAGGCTAAAATAATGAAGATGTGGCTCCAGACATGCAGACAAAACCAACTGAATACTCACACATGCTCAGTAAAAGTTAATTACATGCAGTAGATTATACTGGAATAATTGTAAAAGCACAAGTACCCAAAAATAGTATGAAGACGCTAACACATACATATGATTGAATAGCTTAAAAACAGCAGGCACAGACGTGCCACGtgcaaaaagaaagatttttaaCAAATTTAGTTAACTCTTTTTTACCCTCATTTTCTTGGAAAACAAAGGTGAGAGTAAAGTTTTAAGATGTGATTCTGTGTCAATCCTCTGGTGATCAGTAACATTCATCACATTCTCACTGATTGTTCAAcatgtcagtgaaaaaaaaagaagagagtgaGAGCTCACCTTTCTGgatccctgctggtctctggatgaacacacacacacacacacacacacacacacacacacacacacacacacacacacacacacacacacactgctgccctctagtgtcAAATCATGGGAACAAACGCAGAACAGAACCGGCCCCAGTCTGAGTGTGTATGATGGAGGAtctccccctgctggtgtgtgtgtgtttgtgtgtgtgtgtgtgtgtgtgtgtgtgtgtgtgtgtgtgtgtgtgtgtgtgtgtgtgtgtgtgtgtgtgtgtgtgtgtaaaatgcaGTAATCTGGAAGACCATCATCAGTCCACTTCAGTGTTTTATCATAAAATAACAAAGCTAAAAGTAAGAATATTTCATCCAAACACACTTTCTGGACTGACGAATAAACCTGTCCGACAGTTGAAGATGAgatttctaaagaaaaaaacaaatatttcctGGAAAAGATGTCGACTGGAGAAGAGTTGTGCTTTTAATTTCCGATTCCAAAAGCTGTggacagaaactgaaaacaacaacaacaacaacaacaacaacaacaacaacactgattGTTAAATCGATCAAAAACAAACTAACTGATCAATCTGTCCTGGCCTGTCTGGCGTTGCAGTACCAGTTTGCACCACATGGCGGTGCATTGAGTCAGTGGATTGTTGATgtttatatgttttattgtttctaCTTTGTCTTGTCACTGTAATTTAGTCAAGCTTCATTTTAACAGGGATTAAAATGAATGagttatttctgtattttttaaaacttaaaatcagaataaaagaCATGACTAAAGTTTCCACAAAAAATTTCCAGCATAATGCAACTCGTTAATCACACACATCTCTAGAGCATTTTTTCAACCACTTGAAGGCTGTTATAAATCCTCTTTCATACTTTTGAGGGACTGAAAAAAATTCAACCCTCAGGTTCAGCTGAAGATTCTCATGTAAGTCCACTGATAAAACTCAGACTCAATTCCTGAACTTATAGCCTAAAAGTGTCAATAAATGTCTCAAGTAAAACAACtgaatgtgttatttttaatgaatCTAGTGTATATCTGACTCACTGTGtgtaatattttcttttaaatggcATCATACAGCACTTTATCAAATattgtgagatttttttcacatttttccataTTTCAAAGCAGCTTTGCTGCATATTCTGTCCacgcttttattttattaatttattatcTCACTGCTAAGTGTTCAGGAAATGTTATTTATGTTggaagaaatgaggaaatgacCAGATATGGTCATCAGGCAGGTCACATGATCAGTTTACTTTCTCACGAGAGTCACAAAAATTGAATATTTTTTCCTGCTGAGACCTTTTTAAACAAGTGAAAGTGACACGTGAACTCAACATGTGAGATGACCATGTGTTTTCTGCCTGTATTTCCATGTTTAATGCACTGTCTGGGACACAGAACTGGTTCCTTTGTCTTGATTTTTATcagtaaaaactgttttttttctgtgatttttgtcccttttgttttgtttatttccacaATAAACTTCTATAAAAGATAGATTAATTACACACAACCTGaatatttcaaaccttttcGGTTTTCTGAGAATCACAACATTTTGGAATATTAAGCaatttcacatttaatttttttggtgCTTCTTTTTAAACAAAGCCAAAATTAtcacaaataaaatgtctttaaaaaaaattgtaatctTGAACTATAAGTTTCCCCAATCTTTAATTTTTGGATTTTCCATTGTGAATATTGGTGGCTTGTTATATAACACAGGACTGGGATATGAAGAGGTAAATAAGTCTGTttagagatttttttctctcagaataTTTTGCTTTCAGTGTTAtattctgtttctctctctaaaaaaaaagcaacatttctgctgcagattttaaaaataacatcaaaaaTCTGAGGTGAGAAATGACTGAAGGCAGAGTTCAGGATGCATTTCTGTGGTAATAAAAAGAAACGTTTTTAAAGGCGGTGAAGCTGCTGTGGCTGGCGGAGACGCTCCTGCGGGCGCTGCGTGGCTCTGCGTGTCGCTGCGgggagccgccgccgcgcgcGCACCGCGCACACTTCTCTGCTCTCTTTAAAcggaggaggaaatgaagaaacatCAAACCTACAAACACCTGGCGTTCTCCTGTAGTTTCACCTGTTTTCAAACCATCTGATTGTGCAGGTTAGTCGGGAAAGAAAGAGGCGCGCTCACGCGCACATAATGCGCTCGCTGgccgtgtgtgcgcgcgctgcAGGGCCCCAAACGCTTTGGATATGTGTGACACCATAATGGAGGTGTATGAACTCTGCCCTCACGTGAGCTGGATACGCCAGCGGAGCCAGTTTCTTCTCATATTAATGAATCAGTTCCAGAAAAAGTTTTAGTTCTAATTAAAACTCTGTAACAGTCTTGGCAGCCTTCACAGAGATCAAAACAGCGAAAGAAATCAGGATTTCTTCTCTGTTAAAAGATTTAATTAATTAGCTACAAACATGCAGATCAAAAGGTTTCTGTTATGTTTTCAAATTGTGAACAAATTAAATTTTTAAAGGATCTAAATTGTAACAAAAATAGCTGCAAGTATATAAAAAAACTGACTTAACAGTGCTGCTCGTATCAATCAGCGGGACTTCTGATTTTTATAAGTTTTGAAGTAGATCATATTTATGAGTGGAATTACCTAAATGTGACTTGAGGAGTAATCCGTTACTTTCACATGTCAGCTGATGCAGTCACAGTAAACAGAGTACATGTGTTTCATTACCGTGCGCGGTGGAGACACCGTGACCGTGTCCCGGGTGGTCTTCACGTGTGTTTCCACGATCCCAGTCAGTCCTGAGCCGTGTGAATTCGCGTGGCTTCATCTGAACCTCTAACCACCCTGAAATCAGGCTTCAGACGCGCCACAAAAGGCGCGTTTGTTCCCGGACGCGCTCTTTCTGCGCTGCTTGTTGTTTACAAGTCACCGCCGCGCCGTGAACGTGTTATCCGCCCGGCAGACGCACAGCCGCGGATCAATATGTAAATGGATCATCCAACAGAAAGGCGATAAGCTTtgggagagaaaaggaaaaataagttGGGGATTATCCCTAAACTTGCCCCGGGGGTTTGGCTCCTGTGCGTAAAAACCGGACCGCTGCGTCTGCGCGCcgccgcggcggcggccggtGTGATCGGACCTGCAGGGCCCCGGGGCGCAGACTGGCAGGTTCACAATCCCCCCGGAGGGGCCGGGCAGGCGCGGGAGGGGGATTATAGAGGTGCAGCGTCGGGCTGGTATCTCCCTGAACACGCGTGCACTCTTTACGCGCGCATTGGGGAAGAGGTGCGGTGATCTCGGAGTGCccgcaggcggcggcggcggcggcaggccgCCCCCCGCACCGCCCCGCACCTCACCGGGCCTCACACGGCTGTCACACTGTGAGCagcccccccggacccccccccacagcccgTGTGATGAGCAGATACAACAACACTTTGTCCGCAGCACAAAGCGCCAATTGTGCGCTCAAATGTCACGCGCCTCAAGGCACCAGGACAGCAAGTACAGGGgctaaaaaaaactattatctCAGTCATATCTGCAGCCAGGAGGCCTTGATAAACATGAGCTGAGCTCAAATGGAAAAATCTGGTCCAGAAACAGAGATTCATTAAGATTACAGCCAATAAAAGAGAAACACGCACAATCTGAAGATCGAAGCTTTCTTTATTCTCTCCATCAGTTAGAATTATATACGACAgaggttttcaaaatgctgGGCAGGCCTCTGCAACAGGTAAGAtgtgggggtcaggggtcaggggatGGCTCCAACACActctcagaactgaacagcTTCAGTAGAAAGACATGGGGGAGTCCAGTGGACTGATGTTTCAATAAATTCAACTGTACTGCAGACTGAACACTGGTTTTCTGATCCCAGCAGCTCACGAAATGAGAGCTTGTCGTATATTCAACCCAACAGAGATCTATTAGCTTTACTTCAAATCCACGACTTTAACACTGACAGGCTGAAGAGTTTGTGAAGCTTTACCGTCCATTTTGAAAACCTGCGAATTCATCATCTCAGGGTATAAATAATCTCTAACATTTACAAGTATTCTTAAATATATTTTGGTCCAGcagatgatttttctttttttttcttacaggagacaaacagccacagcgaacacacacacacacacacacacacacacacacacacacacacacacacacacacacacacacacacacacacacacacacgcatctgTCTGCAGATAAGAGTTCTTCTGATATACACATCTTATTATGATCGTCATTTCTGTAACTGGAACCACTGAACACCAGTTTGGATTTGGAGCAGAAAAGGTGagaataaactgtaaaaaaaatggcatttgCAGTATCAGATACTTTTCAGAAGTTTAAAATGCAATATCAACAacttattttcaaaatttcatttCTTTACTTGATTTTTAAATGGTCTGATCTAATTAATTACCATTTCACAggaaattttactttaaaaaaaacataaggtgcttttattttcttaattccGTTCATGCTATTAGACATGGGAGTGAAGTTTGGACAACTTTTTGAAGTTGAAGCCGATTTCATCAAATGGTGCCACTTCTGTACAGTAGGTGGCGATAGTGAGacactttttaacatttttttagtTGTGTTTACAGATTCTGCGGAGACAAACTGGATGCTGGAAGTTTCAGACTGAATAAACCCaggctagctggttagcatgctaacatcaCCGCCAAACATGAAAACGAGTAAATTAACACCAACATTCACTTTTTATCACGACGAATTCAAACTCTGTGAATGTTGCAGGAGTGTCGTGAGAACTGCTGTACATGGATGGAAGGTCATTTTATACGCAGATGATGGtcttttcttcttgtcttttatgtttttaatgactGGAcccttatttattttttgttgttcttgtcaTAAAGgcaaaaaacatattttcaaactttgtaatttgtggaaacttttgttttttgttgcgAATTTTCAGAATGTGTCACAACTCCGTAAGTTCATAACTGTTGAGTCTGTTATTCtaagttttaattaaaagaaaatacataaagTGCCTTGAAGCAGCCGGTTCtatcagcttcagctcagccgTCTTTATTTGTTGATAGTTGAAGGAGTGGAAATGAACATGAGTTCTACTGAAAAGAGTCTATTTCATGAATTCTAATTTGAGATAATTAACAAcattgaatctttttttttcgcTTGATACCTTacagtgtgttgtttggaaaccagtgaataaaaacagcttttttaacttttgatgtgtttttacaaTCAGTAAGATGAGAGTGAAGTTTGAAAATGTCCGACAGGAAGTAGGAGGATTGTCTCTGCTGAACCGAACTGGGTCAAGGTGGCGTTTTTCCAGCCTCTCTCAGTTCCTCCTGGCGTTCCTCCGCTCAGGACTGTccgacggcggcggcagcgggcggggcggcggcggcgacggcggcggcggcgcccatCCGCAGCAGCTCCTTCCTGTGGGTGAGGATGACGTCGAAGCTGGACTGCAgccggctctgctgctcctggacgCGGCCCTGCAGCGTGCGCACCCAGCGGATGAGCGCCAGCCGGCGGTACATGGTCAGCTGCACCTGGTGCTTCTCCATCTCCTGCGCCTTGAAGCGCTCGCGGTCCCGCAGCGTCCACACGGCGTCCATCAGCTCGCCGTCCGAGTCGGAGGAGCGGTCCTGGCggtcctcccggtcctcctccaGGCCCTCGGGCCCCTCCTCCATCACGTCGCCCAGCACGCCGCCGCTCAGGGACTTCCTGCCGAGGCTCCGGCGGGCGAGCGCCTCGGGGTTGGCGAGCCGCGGCGCCTCGCCCGGGTTCACTCTGGGCTCTCCGACCCCGACGCGGTCCCAACCCGACATCAGCATCCCCagctcgccgccgctctccaGGTTGAGGGAGGACACGCTGCCCCCCGAGCGGAGGCTGAACTCCGACTCGGAGTCGCTGTCCCCCCACTCGTtgtcgtcctccagcagctcgccGTCCTCCGGCCGCCCCCTGAAGCCcaggctgctcctcctcctcggcggcTCCGCCCGCTTCCCGTCGTCCTGGAAGGCCACGCCCctgccgccctcctcctcctcctgcatgcGGCCCTCCTCCGCCCCGTCGGGCGGCACCCGGCCGTACCCGTCGTCGCCGCTCTCGATCTCGGGCAGCGGCTCCAGCGGGCTCCAGCAGGGCAGGCGGGAGCGCGGCGACAGGACGCCGGCGTTGTGGTGGAACccggaggacggcgaggagcCGGGCGGGTCGCGCCCCAGAGGGCCCAGGGTACGGGGACGCACCTGGTTGCGGttctcatctcctcctcctcctcctcctcctcctcctcctcctcggccgcCGGTGAAGCCCTCCTCATCTTTGCCCGACAGGAAGTTGAAGTTTCCGTCCTTCCTGTTGCGaagcgaggacgaggaggagccgTCGTTGGCGCCGCCGTAGGCGGAGTTGACCGGGTGGTCCTGATGGTGGAGCATCACTGACCTGGACTGGGACTCACTGCAAGAACAGAGGACAGGCAGACGTTTAACCACGAGTCCAGCGAGACGCTACAGCAGACACCGCCCGCTCCCCCACCCGGAATCGAACCCATGTCCCTGCAGTTAGTGCCACACCACGACGTTTCCAGGGAAAACGCTTCACTTTTAGAAAAGCTTCATACCTTTAACGTACGTCTCCCCCTGGAAACACCATGCAGACTGTTTATGTTGTTAAAATGTCCACATTTAGATGTTCTGAGAGCAGAATAACGAACAAATCCATGAACTCCTCAGTGAAATTCACATTTTCGGGAGCAggagctgcttcttcttcatgAATCCCTTTAAGGCCTGAGGCAACGTTTGCGTGTGTCTTCACCCTTTGGAGTAGGGCGATTTCACTCTTCTCCACGTGTATTTCAGCGCGTCGCCACGCGTTTCAGCGCACTTGAAGACGATTTCATCATCTTAAACACGCCGGCGACAGACGCTCATCACTCCGGGTTTTTAACCCCTCGGATGCCAGAAGACTCGACCTCCAGTGAGACACAGGCCGGAGACGCTTTGTGGACGGGAACCGTGAAAAGAAGCACTTCAGTGTCCTGTTTTATGTGATAAAGTCTTTAAGTCTATAAACGTGACCAGTGGACCCATATCCCCCGGTTGTCGCTCACATTGTgcttttttgaacatttcactgtattttgcaccagaaggtttcattaaaaccggcttcatgttgagattggacACGTTTTCTATAACTGGTTTTGTGTAAATAACAAGATTTTTTATCATgcatactctgcaccacaacaaagaaaaactgaaaaagtttaaatttaaaggttattatggggCTGTTTTACAGGCGTGGCCTCTCTCCAGATTAAATGTTGCTGTTTGCGGCTCCTGAATTGAAATGTGTTCAGCATCAGTCTTCAAACTACTGAGTCCAGCAATGATATGAGTTTAGTTTGCAGTCATCAGGGAAACATTCATGCAGTCATTATGAACCAACCAGGCATCGGCTAGATGCAGTGACTGTAAGAAGCCTGAAGGGGCGCCAGAGAGCAACATCAGCAGGCgcaaaccttttttcttttaacttctAATGATAAATTACGATAAAAATAAAGGACAAGCATGATATTAAAACACACTGTGAATGATTAAAATACTAAAATAAGTTTCAGAGCGATTCCCAAgctattttaaattaaaatcatcTAAGAGCAGCAGGTAAATTCTGATTTGTAATTCATGAGATAGATTAGTAACTATGTGAAATCACATTATTTGTTAATACACTGTTAAATTTGCTTAATATGCATTAGAAGGAATCTGAACTAACTAAAACTAAAAGCTGCAGACCTTTTCTCGCCTTTTAACAATACATCTTCTCTTGTGGAAAATCAGACGGGACTTTGAATTAACCACGAATTAGTCCTGGAAGTGAGACACGTTGATTTTTTTATGATGTATTAATCTCATAGCATACATTTTCCAATTCACAGTTATTTCACAGTAGAAATGACACTAATGTCAAAATATTTGGATTATATTCTGCTTTCAACAATAGAATTTTAAGTGAAAGCTCattttttaagttaaaattcCAACAAaatctctcctttctttcatgcAATGTTTCATAACTACCTGTCATTgactctctgtttctctgtacTCTATTTATACTAGAAATGTAGCTGTCTGTCCTATTTcattctctttctgtcctctcaccccaaccggaagaGCAGagagccgccacctctgagcctggttctgcaggtttcttcctcttAAAAGggactttttcctttcctcGGTCTCTTCTTTCTCatgtggttctgctgggttttctctgtaaaagtgtctagaaatgattatgttgtaattggcactttataaatgaagctgaattgaattgaacaaaacaaaacaataaacagagacagattcagtgtgtttctcaATCTCCTGTTATCATTAATAAACTCCGCTTCAGTGAATTTTCATCACAAATGTAAAGTAAATTgagattcttttaaaaatatgGGCGGttgcataaaacacaaaaacagctaaCTGTAGTGCAAAggagatgaaacacacacacacacacacacacacacacacacacacacacacacacacacacacacacacacacacacacacacacacacacctatactGTCTATAACTACAGGCTGGTCTATACACACTCTGCTTCTATTAGCATCAAATATGTACGTGTCTCCCCCAGAATGGAAATCTCTGTAATCctcactgcaggctgctgtcaaTCAATCCTCCCGGCtccggtttttttttctttttttttttttacgcgcGCGTTCACGCGGTGCTGAAGGACAGCGACCGGCACTCGGACGGGAGCGCGCCCGGAGAAAAACACATCCGCCACGATCGCAAAGAATAATGAACAAAATAACGGAAAATCCGggtcaaaatgcgcacatgatgtGAACCATTTTGAGACCGTAAATTAGGCACAAGGTTTATGCGTTTAAAAAAGAGGAATGAGGACAGCAACGCAATTTAAAGATTAATAAGGATAATAATCGTGATAATAATGGTAGTAGTGATAAAAAATACCCGCAGAGGTGAGCAGCCGGGTGGATGTGAGCCCTCTGTGAAACCGCACGTCTGCAGAAAACGCACCAGACGCGTCCAATGGCGCTCATGTTGACATCTTATGACGCACCGTTCGgccaggaaggaaagaaaaaaaaaccccaaaaaatgcaaaattcgACGCAAAAGCAtgaatgtttcagaaaaaaagaagcaccgAAACCCCGTGTGAAGGTGAgagaataataaataaaggcAGTAAGAAGCGGGATGgagccgccgcgccgcgctgcgTTATGTAACGCTCACCCCATGTCAGTGCCGTCTCCTCTGCTCAGCCGCTCACATTAAAACACCTCCaaccttctcctccatctcctgctgCCGGCTTGTATaagacacccacacacacacaccacacacacaaacacccatgTGAACCCATTTCTCCCGTTTTCTTACCTTTTTGCGTCGGTTTGGAGAGGAGCTGGctgttctccctcctcctcttcctcctcctcctcctcctcatcagacCCTCCTATGCGATGCTtatctccctcctcttcctcttcctcttcctcctcctctccctcctctctccgcgGCTCCACTTCCTAAACTGGGCTGGGACTGCAGGGAACGGGAAACCGAGGAGAACGACCGGGAACAATAACCCAAACCCGAACGAAGTGCAGATACTCTGATTACTCTGATTACTCTGTACAGATATGAACGACACTGAAACAAGTGTGTGTATTAGCAGTGTCAATACTCACAGAAGTGGAAACAAGTGTTATTTTTGAGGCGTTTGTGTCAGTTTGGACAtagaatgtgattaaaaacaacTGAACTTTGAGATTTTTCCACAATACTTGTTTTATAATAATCATAATGGAAAACACATAAAGTATATTTTTCCACCTCTGGCTGCATTTAATGGTTACGCTGGTTTTCTGGTACCTTTAACATCACGCAGTTTATCACTGCTGAACATTATTTGTACATTATTCCCATGAAATCCTTTAAAAACCGATTAAAAGTTCCTCAAAAACACTGATGAGTAATGAACACTGTGTACGGTATGAAGAGTTTTAACACCCTTCACATCCACACAGGCGTCCCTGTGTTTCACTGTACATGGAAAAACCTGGGTCTGAACCCCGTGGGGGGACGGTGACAGAGAATCCATTGTTTGGAGGACTTTCCACTGACTGTGAAGTTGGTCAGACTGCAGgaacagctgagatcctgcTGTCATGTCACCGAAGGCCAAACCAGCAGATCAGGATCACGAGCTCGGCCTCGGCCAACGCCGCTGTGTCTCCTGTACCTTATGTAAGGATGAGAGGTGGAGCTTTCTGAATGATGAACACTGTTTTCACAGGAACACAAAGTCAGGTTATCGTCAAGCTCCTCTGGTACAagacgacacacacacgtatgctgTTTTTGTGAAACTCACACAtttcttgcagttttttttttcctgacacacTGTGTGTTAGACTGATGAAGGCTCAATATTCACTGTCACTTCTGGAGCTACACAAATAGTACAAATATCACACAATTTGTAGAAATGTCAAATCTGGAGAATATATAAGAGTCAGAGTTAAAGGACAAGTGGAAATTCTACACTGTGCGAGAACTGAAGAGTGTGTCAGAGTTCAGGAATTTATCAGCATCCCAGATCACGCCACAATTCAAAAATAAGACAGAGATCTAGGTTTTTGTCATAGTGGGTGAATTCACATGGGACTTGTAATTCctctttaattttgaaataaagttaattgtgctttaaaatgacaatgTAAACAACTAATACACAACAAATTCTGTATAAAGTGGTCTGCTTATTTTCATTcttaagcagaaataaatgtaCATTCAACACGCAAACCTTCTATTCCACCTTCACTTAGGAAAAATGCTTGAAAGATGTATCCCAGGTTGTTTGCTTATAATCTTTGTTCCAATAAAAAccttataataaaaaaaaaaccccttaaCTTTAGTCCagttgttctgcgcatgctccttCCCTCGCTATGCTGcagtattccaagatggcggcccgcgtcAAGAGTTCGACTGTACGGAGACGATTTTTCGAAGAATTTGATATAATGGCTCGAGCAGATGGACGGAAGAATAATCATCGGACAAttttaaagctgtagcatcaaagtcagtcgagaaagaaagtgagaaagaCGCCACCACCAGGTTTTGTTTACTTCCGGTAGAGGTAAGTACGTTACATCCGGCCgacgtccaatcagaacgctccaCCATCGGCAGCGTTAATGCGGGTTTAATGATTCttttataaaaaaattaattaattaattaaatgtaaTGTCGAATTACTTAATTTGGAATCGAGtaattctgaatgaaaacacgTGGCCACTGGTGAGCTCACTGTTACTATCAGAAGTTAAATTACCGGTTtgatctgttttcactttaatttccatttaacttaaaggtctaatacacgattttctcgaaaagacgaagccccacgtctgttactcactttttgaacaacgcgcatgcgccagaccatccgcccggctctcctgcttctcccaggaaacgcggaagtgtacgagcgcgatctcctcttctccggcgtgcacggctctgtacagtttctgcaatccgcctcgctcataaataaagcttttttttccgaaacagttacagtttcattatgtcagactcgccatctgtaagtactagctcagaagct
Proteins encoded in this window:
- the c19h1orf216 gene encoding uncharacterized protein c19h1orf216 isoform X1; this encodes MSAIGRVWCVFCRRAVSQRAHIHPAAHLCGESQSRSVMLHHQDHPVNSAYGGANDGSSSSSLRNRKDGNFNFLSGKDEEGFTGGRGGGGGGGGGGGDENRNQVRPRTLGPLGRDPPGSSPSSGFHHNAGVLSPRSRLPCWSPLEPLPEIESGDDGYGRVPPDGAEEGRMQEEEEGGRGVAFQDDGKRAEPPRRRSSLGFRGRPEDGELLEDDNEWGDSDSESEFSLRSGGSVSSLNLESGGELGMLMSGWDRVGVGEPRVNPGEAPRLANPEALARRSLGRKSLSGGVLGDVMEEGPEGLEEDREDRQDRSSDSDGELMDAVWTLRDRERFKAQEMEKHQVQLTMYRRLALIRWVRTLQGRVQEQQSRLQSSFDVILTHRKELLRMGAAAAVAAAAPPAAAAVGQS
- the c19h1orf216 gene encoding UPF0500 protein C1orf216 homolog isoform X2, with amino-acid sequence MGESQSRSVMLHHQDHPVNSAYGGANDGSSSSSLRNRKDGNFNFLSGKDEEGFTGGRGGGGGGGGGGGDENRNQVRPRTLGPLGRDPPGSSPSSGFHHNAGVLSPRSRLPCWSPLEPLPEIESGDDGYGRVPPDGAEEGRMQEEEEGGRGVAFQDDGKRAEPPRRRSSLGFRGRPEDGELLEDDNEWGDSDSESEFSLRSGGSVSSLNLESGGELGMLMSGWDRVGVGEPRVNPGEAPRLANPEALARRSLGRKSLSGGVLGDVMEEGPEGLEEDREDRQDRSSDSDGELMDAVWTLRDRERFKAQEMEKHQVQLTMYRRLALIRWVRTLQGRVQEQQSRLQSSFDVILTHRKELLRMGAAAAVAAAAPPAAAAVGQS